GTGCCTGGTACATGGCAATATTAGGAGAATGTTTATTCCTTTTTCATTTGGTGGTGGGACTCTCCTCTCTACCTTCTTCCAGATTTCATAGAATGTGTCTCCATACTTCTTAAATAGTTTCAAGCCTCCTAGATCTTTGATGTAGAGAGTTCAGTCTTCTAGGCAGCACTGACTGGGGGTGACAGGGATATGACTGCAGGACAGGTTCTCCAGCTCTAAGAGCTGACCCTTGTGTGTGGTAGAGTGAGCTCAGCGATGGCATTGCAATGCTGGTGGCAGGAAACGACCGTGTGCAAGCAGTGATCACACAGATGGAGGAGGTGTGCCAGACCATTGAGGTGAGCCTGGgctagggagggaggagaggacggAAAGTGGCTGGCCTGGAGACCCCAAGCTCCAAAGATAGTTTTTCCTCTCTGATAGCTAGTCAAATTGGCAAGACAGATTCTGGGCTCCTGGAAGTGGTGGAGTGTGCTTAGGCTGCTGGATTGAATCCCAGATCTGCTGCTCACTAGCTCTGTGACTTTGGCCCAGTTATTTAACTTATCTgtgctttggttttgtttttaattgcataaaatagtgatgatgataatgatataCTGGCTGTTTcactgggtctttttttttttttttttttttttttaagtggtgctggggattgaacccagggacttgtgcatgcaaagcaagcactctaccaattgagctatatccccagtcccttaCTGGCTCTTTTGTGAATTAAATGGAATAACGCCAATCAAAACCAAAGTCAGGGATATAGATAGCACCCAGGGAAGCTACTTTGAGATGTCATGTTATCTAAAAGATCTGGGTTGGATACTGGCCATGCCCCTAACTCAGGTATAGCCATGGTCAGGTCACTTTAATTTTTGGCTCTCTCTGAGTTCCGTTAAGTGGGGAGCAGACGAATATCCAGCTCTCCCAGCTCTAGGTCTCAGCCACACCTTCCCTCATGCTCCGGGTCTTTCAGGACAACAGCCGCAGGCAGAAGCAGTTGCTAAACCAGAGGTTCGAGACCCTGTGCGCGGTGCTGGAGGAGCGTAAGGGCGAGCTCCTGCAAGCGCTGGCTCGGGAGCAGGAAGAGAAGCTGCAGCGCGTCCGCGGCCTCATCCGTCAGTATGGAGATCACCTGGAGGCTTCCTCTAAACTGGTGGAGTCAGCCATCCAGTCCATGGAGGAGCCGCAGATGGCACTATACCTGCAGGTTGGCCCCGGGGGAGGGCGGCAGCCCTGCACAGTGGCTGAAGTCAGGGGGGCATTGGCACCTGGAAACCCAAATTCAGGTCTTATCTCTTGTACCTATTTGCCCCCACGAGCCTGGCCAGGTCACTCCCTCTGCGGTCGCTTTCTCCTAACGACTTGTGACATGCACTAAACGACTTGTGATATGCATTCCCACCTACCCTACAGGACTGTGGTAAGAATCAGAAACTGGGCTTTGCCGGGGCTGGCCCAGCACTTACTCTCACCCTCTTTTTTCTTCCCTGCAGCAGGCCAAGGAGCTGATCAATAAGTAAGTAGGCTCCGCGGGAAGGGAAAGGAAGTGGCCGAGCGGATTCCTCTGGCACTGGGAGGGGCTGAGGGTACCTGGGCGTTGCCCGCTGAGCAGCTGTGGCCACCGCAGGGTCGGGACAATGTCGAAAGTGGAGCTAGCGGGACGGCCAGAGCCAGGCTACGAAAGCATGGAGCAATTTTCTGTGAGCGTGGAGCACGTGGCCGAAATGCTGAGGACCATCGACTTCCAGCCGGGTGAGGGAgccagggagggaaggagggactgCACTTCCAGAACCTCAGTATGGGGGTGAAGTAATATGATCTCCAGAACAGCAAGGACTCCACCTCAATGGCTTTCTTTCCTCCCAGGCGCCGCTGGGGAAGAAGAGGATGAGGAGGTGGCGCTGGACGGGGACGAGGGCAGTGCAGGACCAGAGGAAGAGCGACTGGACGGGTCAGAAGGTGAGAGTGGCGCAGaggggcttggtgagtggtctggcTGGCACTCTCATGTTCCGTCCTCGGGTGATTGCCTTCCCAGCCACATCAGGGCTCACCGACAGCCCCCAATAAAGTGCCATCTAATCCCAGAGCTACGAAAGAGCGCCCCCTAGCGTGCAGAAAATAACGCTCTTTCCCCCCTTTCATTCTGGGGCTCTACGCGATCGGGTTGAGTTTGCAAGAAACCCGGTGACTGGCGAAAGGCAGTGAGCCGAGCTTCGGGGCTACCATTGTTCTTTGAGACACCCGCCCATCGAGCTTTCTTTGCCTGGCACAGGGCTGCACTGACCCGATCCCTGGTCGAGAGCCCACGCGCACGGAACCTGGCGCCAGCGTCCTGGAGTATCTGCACAGAGACCACCGCCGCCACCCACTTGGGCGCCAGGCGCCAGGGGAAGGCCCCAATAAAGGAATTTTGCGTCCCAGATGCGTATCTCGTTTCGCTGCCTACTCCCCCATTCAGGGCTCCCGAGGCGACCTCGCCACCAACGCGCCCTTCCCCGCCTGAGATCACTTGTGGGGCAAAAATGAAATGAACCTCTATATGAGCACCTCCCTGATGCCCGACGCGGACTCGAGAGCCCAATGACCTGGGGAGAGGGTCGAGGGTAGCGTGGCGGTTTCGGGACTTCTGAATTTAGAAATTTGGGAGAGGGGGAAGTAATGGGATCCCTAGAGACTTGACTGAAAACAGTTCTCCCTGACCTTCTCCCCATCAAGATTGGGGCCTCTCCTGCCTCTCCCACGGATTCCCTGCTGTGCTTGCCCGAGCCCCAACGACAGGAGTCAAAGGCTCTTAAgcacttttattaaaaaatagacaAGCAGAGGTGCTCAGAGCGTCTCTGGGCCACTCTGCATCGCCGGACTAGGTTAGTTCCGGTCGCGCTCCTTTCAGCCTCGGGGTGGGGGAAGGGGCCAAGGTTTTCGCAGTCCGGGACTGGGCAGCTCACTTGCCCACAGAGTCGAATATGATGCGGTTTTGCTCCGCACGCTCACGTTGACTCTGCGTCCGGGCCAGCTCCAGCAGGGTCCGCAGCAGGTGGAATGTGAGGTCGATGGACAGTGGAGGGTCGTCGCGTCGCGGCCGCTCGCCTGCAGTCCCGGATCCCCATCGGGTGAGCCCAGTGCGGCGCGGGAAGCGCTCTGCCAGTAGCAAGAGAAGAGCGCGAGCCCCACCACCCTGGTTCCGCACCCCGGCGCTCCATCGAAGACTAGGGTCCTGGACTTCGGTCCCAGCTGCAGCCGCCGGGCTCCATTGGCTGCCCCCGGGACGCAGCTGGGCCAGAAGCAGCAGCGCCACCAGCAGTGCCGCGCGTCCCGCTTGCTTCATGGTGCCACCGGCCCTAGACACAGGGGTTGCGCAGGGTGAGGTGCGCCTGGGACAGCCGCAGGTGGTGTGACCCTTATCAGCGCATGCCCAGCATCCCCGCCAGGACCCTCCAGCTTCTGCCCAGTGCCCCAAGTCTGCCTCCCAGCCCCAGCCGCTGCGCCAATCCAGTTCCACCCCCCTTTCCCTTCTTCCCCGCCTCCCGGAGGGCCGCGGTTGGTGGGCTGAGCACTGAGTCTTGGTGCTCAGGGAATCTAGACGGTCGCTCCCTTCACTCACAGGTTATCGGAGAGTGTCTGCCTGATGCAAGACGGAGCTCCAGTCTCTGTCCCTCGGGCTGGACTGAGGGCTCCTTGGGGAGCACAGGGTCTGTCCCGGGACTGCCGCCAGCTTTATATAGCGCTAGGACAGCTCTGACTGACGTCAGCCAAGAACATGAACTGATTGTAGAAGCAATGACAGCAACTTTGAGTCCAGAGGTTTCGAGCCCCCAGAGCGGTGCATTTCTTGACATTTGACTTAGTGTCCCTAGGGCTAGCACTG
Above is a genomic segment from Callospermophilus lateralis isolate mCalLat2 chromosome 14, mCalLat2.hap1, whole genome shotgun sequence containing:
- the Trim54 gene encoding tripartite motif-containing protein 54; its protein translation is MNFTVGFKPLLGDAHNMDSLEKQLICPICLEMFSKPVVILPCQHNLCRKCANDVFQASNPLWQSRGSTAVSSGGRFRCPSCRHEVVLDRHGVYGLQRNLLVENIIDIYKQESSRPLHSKAEQHLMCEEHEEEKINIYCLSCEVPTCSLCKVFGAHKDCEVAPLPTIYKRQKSELSDGIAMLVAGNDRVQAVITQMEEVCQTIEDNSRRQKQLLNQRFETLCAVLEERKGELLQALAREQEEKLQRVRGLIRQYGDHLEASSKLVESAIQSMEEPQMALYLQQAKELINKVGTMSKVELAGRPEPGYESMEQFSVSVEHVAEMLRTIDFQPGAAGEEEDEEVALDGDEGSAGPEEERLDGSEGLH
- the Ucn gene encoding urocortin, translated to MKQAGRAALLVALLLLAQLRPGGSQWSPAAAAGTEVQDPSLRWSAGVRNQGGGARALLLLLAERFPRRTGLTRWGSGTAGERPRRDDPPLSIDLTFHLLRTLLELARTQSQRERAEQNRIIFDSVGK